The stretch of DNA CGCCTTGACGTTCCCATGACAGTGCCCGTGGTTCCCATGGTTGCCACGAGCATCGTAATTTTGCCCTGGGTTTGTTCCCATATTTCTGGCCCGGTGCTGTCGTAGTGGGCCCGCCAGTTCGCTTCACTGTTGAACTGATCGGTCATGAAATAGGTTTCGGGGTGTTCCCGGGCCAGGCGATAGGCCTCCTCTATGGCTCCGTCCGTGCCAAGACGCTCTGCGGTGAGACGGATTTCAGCTCCCATTGCGTGAAGGATCTGGCGGCGTTCCACACTGGCAGATTCAGACATGGTTAGAAGAAGGCGGTATCCTTTCACAGCACAGACCAGGGCCAGGCCTATGCCCGTATTGCCGCTGGTGGCCTCCAATACGACCTTGCTCTTTGTCAAGGCGCCGGATGCCTCTCCAGCTTCGATCATGGCCCTGGCGATCCGATCTTTTATGGAACCGCCGGGGTTGAAATATTCAAGCTTAGCCAGGAGAGTAACTTTGGGGTTGGGCTGCTTGATTTCAACCAGCGGTGTATGGCCGATGTTGTCTAGGATGGAATGCGTCATTCGCTATTTAGTGCTGGTAAATCGTGATGCCGGATACCGGATGCCAGATGACGCGTGGGAATCAAGAACACCATTATAGAGACATTTTTCAAGGGCTACCCACGTAATATTTTTTTTGAAACTTTGTTCTAGCATAGAGCACGGATCTGGTATCGGGCGTCAGGCATCTGGAATCCATTGTCAGATTTCCGTTCCACGTTTTTCAATTCGCGATTTCGGATTTGATCTGATCCGCCAGTTCCTTGATCTTTTCCATGTCGCCCGGCGCCAGATTCCATTGCGAGACGGTTAATCCGTCCCCGGACCACCTGGGAACAATGTGCACATGAAGATGTGGCACAACCTGATTGGCAGCTTCGCCGTTTAGCTGCAATATATTGATCCCCTCAGGGGCGAGCGTCTTCTGAACAGCGGCCGCTAGTTTATGCGTGGCAGACATGACCGCTAAAAAATCGGCTTCAGTTATTTTATGGATGGTAGCGGCATGTGCTTTCGGGATAATAAGAAGATGGCCGTCATTCAGAGGGTTTATGTCCATGAAGGCTAGTGTCCTGTCATCCTCATAAATCTTCACAGACGGGATCTCACCGGCCACTATTTTACAGAATATGCAATCCATGGCTGACCTCCTCGCAAAAAAGAGTTCTTAGTATACCAAAAAGCATGAAATCGCAAAGAGTGTAAAGTTTATTTTTAGAAAAGGAACAGGCCCCAGTCAAGAAAAATTCCAGATCCGCCACGGCAATATTAAAACAAATACCGGGGCTTCGAGAAAAACTGTCTTATCCAGGTCTATTATATTGGCCACCATAAGGATGTTTACGAACAATTCAGACTTCTATTGAATAAGCTCAGTGAACCAAAGTGTGCCAAGTCTAAAAGTGAACATACCCGCCGGACTTGACAGGCACCTTCCCGTTTTCTGTCTCAAGCCGGATGCCGTCGTTCTGGACGATGGCGCCTATTCTCACCGGCGATCTGCTTGTGACTCTTGCGGCGAGAGATAAGATCTGGTTTCTTCCATCACG from Deltaproteobacteria bacterium encodes:
- a CDS encoding HIT family protein; the encoded protein is MDCIFCKIVAGEIPSVKIYEDDRTLAFMDINPLNDGHLLIIPKAHAATIHKITEADFLAVMSATHKLAAAVQKTLAPEGINILQLNGEAANQVVPHLHVHIVPRWSGDGLTVSQWNLAPGDMEKIKELADQIKSEIAN